The DNA window tgctgcttttgttggaataaccatctctactgtccaggcaatgctgtctactagattttagaggagcactgctgtgagaatttgattgcatacagcgaCAAGAGAATGTTAAATGatcatcacctcacctcatcccccaactcCCTAGCTCAAatcaaacgtattggatggagcgccatcatccatcatccatcctgcactcactgctccacagctcaacgctgggggggttatacccctctagcccacacctggcattaggcagcatggtaccaatagattcatgttgatctgcatcagagagtcctattctattggcagtacttctctacagggactagtcagGCTGGGTCTGcatcagcaacgggtgcaatcGAAGGTAGCTGAAgtggtgtccgcaaacatttggacattaagTGTAAGTACAAGCAACTACAGTACAAAGTATTATGATTTTGGACCTTTCATTAGACAGCATGCTAACGGATGCCTGCAAGCTTCCATTTATGGCTGCAAATATTAATACACATTATATGCTTGCACTATTGTAAGATCCTCAcatccatcatcatcaccattgtTCGACCCCAAAACAGTATCAAATTCTCCCGCAGATACACATGTGGAGTGTAAACATGATCTTAGTGGGACAGTTTCTACGTCCTTGTATTGTCTGCTTACACTATTTACACTAATCATTATTAACATGTCTTACTGGGTATGAAGAGCCAGCTGAATGCTCAAATCAGCCAAACTGACTGAatgtttattgttatattatgtaaaaaaaaaaaaaaatactacatattatgatattaatatGCATATAATACTATGATCAGACCTCTGAATAGTATCTTAGCAATGGATTAGGACAGCCAGTGTATTACATGTTAAACATCTTAATTAACAATGCTAATAGCCAGTAGAAGATGATCATTAAAAAGCTATATTAACTATTTAAAAAGCTagatatacattttttacacaCTGGGACAATGTAATCAATGCGAACCCCTATGACTGAGCTATGCTTCCAGATATTTCCTAGTTCATTAGTTAAAAAAGAATGCTTTACAAAGCATGTAAAACAAGATTCAAGAATCCCAAGAATCATATTTCAGTTATCCAACATAAGCAGGCAATGATTTCTAGGCAAAGACTTCACATTTCATTCAATTGAAAGGTGAATAAATGAGAAAGTAGATACTTCAGCTTAGCTAAAGGAAGGTCACTCACCTTCTGGACAGCATTTGGTCTCTAAGGAGGCTAATGGTCCCAGTTCAGATGCATATATAGCTGGAAAAAAAGCTGGTGGACCACTAAAACAACTGCCCCCCTATTAGGCGTGTATGGAGTACAGTGCTACAGGCTAAGCTCACATTTCTAAGCAGGGGAATCCCCAAAGATTAGCTGATCAAACTGAGAATCAGTGGACTGTGTGAAAAAAGATCATTTGGTGTGTGCTAAAAAACACTGTCGCAGGTTAgaggctcagtgtgtgtgtgtgtgtgttagctatGGGAGGAGTTCAGCCACTCCCACAGTACTGCTTATACTACAATGCTTAATGGGGGGCTTGTGCTGTGTTATGTTTGTTAGGCCTACCTGCTCTTCTGCCATGTTAATGGAATACTACAGCTACTGTTTGACCTCGTCTCTGTCACCTGCATCTGTTGAACACTGAACACCAATTTCCACAGACTATCTTTTGTATTTTACTCGGGATGGATGCCAAGAAAGTAAGTAATAAAGACTTGGAAGCTTCAAAATTGACTCCAGACATTTTAGGAATGTCaaattgtaatattaaaataGCTGCTTTAGTCATAAAGAGAATGTATGACTGTAGGACAGACGTAAAACAGTGCCAACACAGGTGGACGCAATATGTCACATTACCATTTCTGGAGGGTATCTGTAACCGCAGAGGTTAATGGACAGGTGCCCAAGCAACTGATATTAtaagtgttttgagtgttttCAACCCTCTACTGGAAAACACATACTCTCTATTGAGCCGTATATCTGCTGTATGAAACACTGGTTTTGTGCATTTTGTAAATCCCTCAACAAACAGCGTGATATTTTTGTGGGGTAACACCTTCAGGTCCATTAATGTAACCACATGCTGGCCTTGGAGAACCACTGCACATGGTGGCGCTAGTTTCCCTGCTCCAATGAATCATCTCAATTAATAACTAATTCCCGGGTTCAAGGGGAGTGGGGAGGGTTAGAGCAGGGGTACTCCAGGACTAGGTCCTGTAACCACAGTCATTCTTCTTCAAGTCCGTCACATATTTGAGAGTGGAAAGTATCAGGGAGGGTGTCAGAGGCACCTGAGCGGTTTCTTTCCATGATAGGTCAGGGTGGTAGGATGTATTATTGGTTATTATATAACAGTTGGTTCCAGCCAcgcaagctgattggttgagaagcatTTTAAGCGTtttattccccccccccccacacaaaCTGCATAAAGTAGTAGGTGTGTCCCAATTTAGGAGCTGGTATCCTTCAAAGGATCTGATCCACAAAGGTGGAGCCTTCAAAGGCAGCATAGGCCGAAATTAGATGGTCTACTCTATGGGGGATTTCCAGCTTGTCATAGCACAACTGTTCATGCACTTGCCAGTGTTACGAAACTAAACTCCTGATTTTGTAGTTTATCAGTCCTTGATTGTAATgcaatatgcatatatatatatatatatatatatataaaattatgaGACCATTGTGAGTTCAGCCTTGGCAGGGGGTACAGGACCtgaaaggatatatatatatatatatatatatatatatatatatatatatatatatatatatatatatatatacacacacatacacacacaaattaaaaacagcaaaattcAGCAAAGGTGTCCTCTCGGGATATGTCGGTTGGCAAAGAATCCACCCCTTGGATCCTTCGTTTAAGGATGCATTTCTCAGCCACATACAAAAGATCCTTcgaaatacattttaattcagCCTGCAAAGGGCGCGGCCCCTTAATTGGGACACACTAACAGTATCACTGTATCTTAACCATTGGtaagagctggagaaggaactgCAGGTGGTGCAGTGAGTGGGTGGAGTTAGCTTCTGTGATGTAGCAACAAGCACTATAGAAGAACTGTATAAAGACCTATAATCTGGCAGAAGGaaatgctaacattaaaaatagattttaataaaacatctaTAGAACAGTCAAGGTCATACATTCTTGTGAAAGAACAGCACTTCTGCTTCATCCTAGCCATGCTGTCATTTCACAATAACACTCCCCCTCCTGTTCTACTGCTGGTGCACAGTGCTGTCATCAGAAAAGTATATTGTTTTAGAGGTGGCAAACGAAATCTTAAGATATTTTTTAAAGCATATGATAACACTTAATATGAGCAGGAACATGAACTAAATAAGTAATAACGGTCATAACGGTCAATCAAGTTGCTGGTagattatttatgtaattatttgtacaatttaaataaataaataaaaaaccacAAAGATTAAAGAGAAATAGCAACTCCAAACATTTTATGAATGTccaattttaataataaaatatttactaaAAAATATAACAGACATAAAGAGAACACGTGACTCTAAGCAGTTTAATCATTCAGATGCGTATTTAGAAACGACGCAACTAAAACAGCCGACAGCAGGCAAAACAAACCAACACATGGAAATACAATACGTTACATCTCTACACGCTTCTGAATGACGTCAGGATCCATGATCCTGGGTGTTACTGAAACCTAAAACTCAAAACATGTTTTCCTTAAACAAACTTTTCTTTAGAAAACAGATGCATAATCCCAGGGTTGTGTTTggggtcgtgtgtgtgtgtgtttgttagccGTCCTGTTGCTGTATAAAGGGGTTTGGAATGGCCTCCATGCCGTCCTGCGGGCAGATCAACACAACCGCCGTCCCCCGACAGACCACCAGGCCAAGCTGTCTGGTGTCCTCCGTCAGCTTGTACTGGTCATCAGGGTCTGTGATTCAGAagtgaaaataaattaataaataaataaaatgagcgATTATTGACCCTATATGCGGTCAAtctgccaagacatgtttgacatCTGATATGTACATCTTCAGTAGAAACTGAGAGATGCAAGGCTAatactgctaacaaacactggacttggaagAATGCCAACCATCTCATTTCTCTAAACATACACCACAAAATAGTGCTCCATTCAAAtccagattttcatttgtttggcACAGAAAAATCATAATGAAACAATGACTTATTTTAGTCTGTAAAGACAAAATAAACATATTCcatgcttaaatgtttaaatatggtaTATCTGTGCTGTTTTactaaacatacatacatttaaacTTGTTTATAAAGCTTTGCGATATGTTATTGAAGCATATATGGGCATTTACTTACAGAGATGTCCAGTGTTTGTTCGCAACATTAGCCTATGGTATGACAATGCACACTGCATGTTACACTTTAACTGCTTTGCGATTTTCTTATTACATTTTCCTTCtgtttttgtgtatatatatatatatatatatatatatatatatatatatgggtggCTATTTTACCTGACTTTTCCTTCTGGGATTAATAAAGTTACCTATCCATCTAGCATCTCCAGCTGTAAATCAACTTCATTTgagctctgtttttattttttattacaggtCACTGCAACCAATAAAGCAAAAACCCCAATATTGTAATTCTCTCTTCATTTccttaaaaaaatgtaacacaATCCTCCCCCTTAATTTATAACTATGGCGAATTTTCACTCACTGGTTAGGCCTCTTCCTCTGTGATGCAAAAACTATGTTGCTTCCTTTCAAACCTcagtaaaaatattattacaacCAGTCTAGGTCCATCATTGACCAATCTACCCACTTATAGAGCATGTGCACAGAGTGAATGAGGCAAAGAAGTGAATACACGGACATGttcagaaaagcagaagcagTCATGGAGAAAGACAAGATGTCGGTGGCTCCAAGTAACTGACAAATCACCAGCCTCTTTTAGGAACTTACCACGCATGTATTCAATTGTGCCATCCAGCACCAGGTTTAGCAGAGGATCAAAACCCTTTAGGACACCGCTGGCtgtggagcagaaaaacactaCTCATAAAAATCTGTGGCATAGAAACTACTTCAACACACCACAAAAGCAATGCAAGAACAAGCTGACACGCTTTTATCTGATCAGATATTTGGCCATTAGTCTACACAGACAGTCCACACAGTTACTCACCCTCACGTCCACCCTGAAATTTTACTCTGATGGGTTTGTCAATGTACTTTGACAGGTCAAATAtactctccttcttcttcttctccttatCCTGCAAAAGCAACAGAACAAAGGTTAGCAGGTTCATCATTACTCCATCACTGCTGTGATATTTAATGGCATATCAGGGTCACATGATGTTGACAGGTGTGGTGAGAACTAATACTACTTCTAGGTGTAAATCAGAGCTTTGCATTGTTTTGAAGGAACGGCTCAAACTCAGGCGTGGGCGATGTGGCAAAAATATGATATAGTCctaatcacaatatttaaaggcaTACACAGTATTTATCATGCCATTTAGACACGCAGACAACACAACTCAACATCATTTGTAGCAGATTTGAACACTGCCATCCAAACACCATCCCTTATACTACAAACTTAGTCTATTTAATTCAATATTTGCTGCATTaagttaaacaggactaatgaacctctttgtaataaaatgtaagCACAGACAAAATCCACAATCAGAATCAGGacttaataatataataatattaatatattaatattaattattaattattattaataataataatgctaaagATAGTTAGGTTATGGGAAGCTGTTTTGGTGCTCAGTGTTAAAGTTTCTTGATGCCAATTTCCCaataatttacaaaataaaagacaTTTAACACCACAAATATACGTTCACGAGTCTACCACGATATTCGTGACTTTTCCCAGACAATTTCAACCTGATTAACCCATTTTATTAGTGCAAGAGGCTGAAAGtggctttttattttaatggtccgttccaccttaaatcgtACAGCGATTACAATGGGTGCTGGAGAGGCGTCAACATGCAACTAacgcaccatttaaggtggaccggacaaTTCCAAAAAGAAGCTGTTCATAGCCAACTAACTTCGTTACCACGATATTCGTGACTTTTCCCAGTCAATTTCAACCTGATTAACCCATTTTATTAGTGCAAGAGGCTGAAAGtggctttttattttaatggtccgttccaccttaaatcgtGCAGCGATTACAATGGGTGCTGGAGAGGCGTCAACATGCAACTAacgcaccatttaaggtggaccggacaaTTCCAAAAGGAAGCTGTTCATAGCCAACTAACTTCGCTGCCAGTGTAAATGCTCAAAGCTAATAAAGCATTTATCTGAGCATGTCACCTAAAATTGAAGTAAGAGCTCAGAGGAAATGGGTCAAGCAGATAGAAATGCTCCTGCAACGAACTAGAACTAGTGCTAGTGCTAACTTAGCTATTAGCTAGCCTCCTGCTAGTTAGGACTGGTACTAACGGCGCCTTATCACAATGCTTAGCTTCCTCAGTCAGAGCCTTTAGTATTTTTGATATCTGCAGACTTAGAGGTCTGTTTATCACTCGACCGCAGCCTCAAAAGCACGAACACAGAGCTCCAGATCGCCGCGGGCAGCCACCGTTCATACTCACCGCCATGTTCACGCGTCTCTGCGCCCCCTCGCTGTCCCTCCCCTTTGACCCCCCCGCTCTTCCACCAATCACAAGCCGTGTTGTTTAGGGTCTCTTTCaaaattaaattttttacaACACGGTATTTTACTTTAAGTAATGATCAGTAATGATTAATATAGATTAATATTAGTGTTGCAATCAAGCCAGGCGAAAAATACGGCGAATTTCGAAGCCTGTGCAGCACAACGGGGAGTCCACGGGCGTGTTCCAATTGTCACAGCAGTGTGTGCTATATACTAGAAGTCCGTACTGTTAATAGAGTGTGATCTAAGCTATATCACAGCTATATAAGCACATATAACAAAGCACATTTAAAAGACTCAATTCCAGTTTCCATTATCATTTAATGttgtaattaatttaattaattaattaattaattaataatattaagatTCACTCACCCCTCCTACCACCCCCACCTATTATGGAAAGTGGTGGCTGGTGTAACAACCAGGTACATCAGTATGAATCCATTTGCCATACTTTTAATGCTGTATAAGAAtatcatgtaaataaatattttacataagACGCCAACTTCAGTCATACATGAGCATTACATAAGCATGCCGACTTGCTAGGGCAGTGCCACCAGAGACGTCAGAAATGAGGAGGCCTCAGGCCTCAGGTTGTAATAAGACTGGGAGTTGTTGTACTTGTTTACCTGTAACCGTTAACAGGTAAAGTTCTGCGCAAGATCTGCACAGTTTTGACCCAAACGCTACAaactattcatgaggtttttgtCAAATTTAATCAGTGAGAGcttcgggctattgatgacagagaGACATTCAGAGAGATAGAAGCCTGGCCTGGAAATAACTGACTGGAGACGTTGCAAAGGTGGCCAACGGGTCATCAGACTTGCCTATAAGAACTTTGGTAGGACTGAGTTTACATACCGATAACCTACTACTACCACCTACTACCGATTTACCGATTTGATTTGATTACCGAATTGAAGTTTTAAATCAAAAATCACATCAATCACAAACACCAGGGAGGTTTTCACTGGTGAAAAGTGTGAAATAGtgtgtttttaatgcatttttaattttatttgtgtttattattttacaattttgcattaaaatgttaaagatGTTAATAAAAAGTATGATTTTTTGATTGATTTCACTTGAGGCAATATTTAGGTTTTAGAGGTATTTCGCTCTCTCCCACcgtcactcaaacacacacacacatggcctacaacttaggcctacttaggTCTACTGACCACATCCTATCCACAGCAGATGCCTCTGCGTCCCCATGTacccctttttttttgtaataaaataaaaactaaatatggAGACCCCAGTTAAACATCTGGCATCAACATCATCTGATGAACTGaacatgaactgaactgagcacCCTAGACCACAGTCCACCAGCACCCTATTTACTGGCAGCTCCAACAGCTAGCTAATACCTTATAGTAAAAACTATAACTATAAAAATCAACCAACTATCTACTAACCAACTAGCAAATGAGCTGTAAAGCGAGTGCAGAGTAAACAAACAGGaactaaatatgtatttaaaaaaacaacaacacacacaacccaATTCAATACAGCAGAAGCTCACAGAAGCTAACTGCAGTGCGCATATTAGCACTAGCTAGGTGCCCTAGGTAGAGCACAAGTGCGCGAATTGGAGTGCGGCCCTTCTCATTATTTCCGACTACAGCGGGAGGCGAAGCGCCAAACTCGAAATTCGGTGCTCGCTCTGTTTAAAGCTTAAACCATCACATTTCGGAGATTTATCGTCGTATTATGAACTAAACATGACGGAATTACTCTTCAACAAGACTTTACAGGTGCAAGTGAAGTGCAAAGACTGCGACGACAGGTAGCAGATGCCCACTTTTCTCGATgctatgctaatgtagctaactagctagctagctatcgcCACGAAGCTCAAGGAATACATTGAATTAAACCGCGGCGCTGGGTTAAAATGACAGGATTAGACATTTAGGAGACGTGTAGAAGCTTCAGTAGGGTATATGTACTTTTCTGTGGTGTGTCTGATGCGATGTTTCTGTTGTCGTGGCCTGTTTTAACCCGAGTGGGTCTCTTATTGCTGACTCTTTAACCGACCTCCCCTCCAGGAGAACTTCCATCCGTGTCAGTACTGAGCTGCACCTCACCTCCAGCCCCATCCACAAGAAGGtcagactccctctctgtcaCTTAAACCTGCTTTAATTACATACAGACCTGATCTGTGGAGTGGGAAGTACTGTACAGACTGAAGAAAGGGGCTGTGGTTTATGCCTGTGCCATTCATTTCAGTCatttcagtctgtgtttattaataatgttaaaatTTAACATGTTTGCAGAAGAAATGTAGAATAGATGCAtccaaaatcaatcaatcaatcaatcaaatgaTCACACTAGATTATATTATTCTGTAAAATCTATAAATCTATACAagtacattaacattttaatgtatgtattatatagctatgtaatatatatatatatatatgtatatgggcagtgctggctcagcggcggttagagcgccgggatatcgataacagggttgtgggttcgatacccgggcgatactcggcaagctgccactgttgggtccttgagcaaggccctttaccctctctgctccccggctgctggagttggctgcccaccgctctgggtgtgtgtactcactgcccctagttcactagtgtgtgtgagtgagtgtgtgtgagagtgagtgtgtgtgagagtgagtgtgtgtgagagtgtgtgtgtgtgagagtgtgtgtgtgtgagagtgtgtgtgtgtgagagtgtgtgtgtgagagtgtgtgtgtgagagtgtgtgtgtgtgtgtgtgtgtgtgtgtgtgtgtgtgagtgtgtgtgtgtgtgtgtgtgtgtgtgtgtgtgagagtgtgtgtgtgtgtgagtgtgtgtgtgtgtgtgtgagagtgagagtga is part of the Salminus brasiliensis chromosome 17, fSalBra1.hap2, whole genome shotgun sequence genome and encodes:
- the lsm7 gene encoding U6 snRNA-associated Sm-like protein LSm7; protein product: MADKEKKKKESIFDLSKYIDKPIRVKFQGGREASGVLKGFDPLLNLVLDGTIEYMRDPDDQYKLTEDTRQLGLVVCRGTAVVLICPQDGMEAIPNPFIQQQDG